The following proteins come from a genomic window of Deltaproteobacteria bacterium:
- a CDS encoding NAD(P)-binding protein has translation MAKGKKVAKSGGAPERKKIAIVGGGPAGLSAAFHLTRDPAWREKYEITVYQLGWRVGGKGATGRDAANHQRIEEHGIHGFCNFYFNTFAMMRDVYTNLAAADRDQLPTQQLSTAFLGSSRTYAIAATPLVWRGVLDWLPATEGDPWDASWTPDLGWKQVVRGVLIQLAWRGRSDEEHQTVDESDLLRGDYEPAVQAAASALHRTIWRIWQEQAGVPGDLPSDMIDARLQAWIADLDAQRQAFGIVVNAALGNAFPPTPPPAVAQPVRPPNATALRALSVLDLYWTVLRGIIAERSLLPGADLDQSDAVDYRDWLVKHGVSNLVLSSPILTYVANILFAYPNGDTSARPQLSAASWVTWMLRSVIGRGAYFYFMAAGTGESVILPLYLSLARAGVRFEFFHKLVGAKSSGGANARVTELHFRRQARTKNDRPYQPLVEVGPTRATKGAFWAWPNKPNYEQLRDASTLRGADLEAWESQPGERARKLELRKDFDEVVWAVPPTITRLVGDAGMKKKWAFMSQLGTTSTQAAQVWLTESTKKLGWKPLENATAPTVRPSERYACSSYPQPLNAFVVFDDLIEYEAWPEQESPHGLIYLCAQLQELDQPETERSRKRDEVRVETATSSALRLIAKFLPCAWIGPSDPYSLRFELLHVPGAASATAKGEERLRAQYYRANTRPTEAYVQANPGTAAARRFAWDSGFANVVLAGDWTYTGMNMGAFESAITGGKLAAFALVGNAAQLDAIHGFTFLRASARAEAERALASGVVPRLK, from the coding sequence ATGGCGAAGGGGAAGAAGGTCGCGAAGTCAGGCGGGGCGCCCGAGCGGAAGAAGATCGCGATCGTGGGCGGCGGCCCGGCGGGGCTGTCGGCGGCCTTCCATCTGACGCGCGACCCCGCTTGGCGCGAGAAGTACGAGATCACCGTCTACCAGCTCGGGTGGCGCGTCGGCGGCAAGGGCGCGACGGGCCGCGACGCCGCGAATCATCAGCGGATCGAAGAACACGGCATTCACGGCTTCTGCAATTTCTACTTCAACACCTTCGCGATGATGCGCGACGTCTACACGAACCTGGCCGCGGCGGACCGCGACCAGTTGCCGACGCAGCAGCTGAGCACGGCGTTCCTCGGCAGCTCGCGGACCTACGCGATCGCTGCGACCCCGCTGGTTTGGCGCGGTGTGCTCGACTGGCTGCCGGCGACCGAGGGCGATCCCTGGGACGCCAGTTGGACACCCGATCTCGGGTGGAAGCAAGTGGTCCGCGGCGTGTTGATTCAGCTGGCATGGCGCGGACGGTCCGATGAGGAGCACCAGACCGTCGACGAGTCTGACCTGCTGCGCGGCGACTACGAGCCCGCGGTGCAGGCAGCGGCGAGCGCGCTGCACCGCACGATCTGGCGAATCTGGCAGGAGCAGGCCGGCGTTCCGGGCGATCTGCCGAGCGACATGATCGACGCGCGACTGCAAGCCTGGATCGCCGACCTCGATGCACAGCGGCAGGCCTTCGGCATCGTCGTGAACGCGGCTCTCGGCAACGCTTTTCCTCCGACGCCTCCGCCCGCGGTCGCGCAGCCGGTGCGACCGCCCAATGCGACCGCGCTGCGCGCGCTGTCCGTGCTCGACCTCTACTGGACGGTGCTGCGCGGGATCATCGCGGAGCGCTCGCTGTTGCCCGGCGCCGACCTCGATCAGAGCGACGCGGTCGACTATCGCGATTGGCTCGTGAAGCACGGCGTCTCGAACCTCGTGTTGTCCTCCCCAATCCTGACCTACGTGGCGAACATTCTCTTCGCGTACCCGAACGGCGATACCTCGGCGCGCCCACAGCTCTCGGCCGCGTCGTGGGTTACGTGGATGCTGCGCAGCGTCATCGGCCGCGGCGCGTACTTCTACTTCATGGCCGCGGGCACCGGCGAGAGCGTGATCTTGCCGCTCTATCTCTCGCTCGCGCGCGCGGGCGTGCGCTTCGAGTTCTTCCACAAGCTGGTCGGTGCGAAGTCCTCCGGCGGCGCGAACGCGCGCGTCACCGAGCTGCACTTCCGGCGCCAAGCGCGCACCAAGAACGACCGGCCTTACCAGCCGCTCGTCGAGGTGGGGCCGACTCGCGCAACGAAGGGAGCGTTCTGGGCGTGGCCCAACAAGCCGAACTACGAGCAGCTGCGCGACGCCAGCACGCTGCGCGGCGCCGACCTCGAGGCGTGGGAGTCCCAGCCGGGCGAGCGCGCGCGCAAGCTGGAGCTGCGCAAGGACTTCGACGAGGTCGTGTGGGCGGTTCCGCCGACGATCACGAGGCTCGTCGGCGACGCAGGCATGAAGAAGAAGTGGGCGTTCATGTCGCAGCTCGGCACCACCTCCACGCAGGCCGCGCAGGTGTGGCTGACGGAGAGCACGAAGAAGCTCGGGTGGAAGCCCCTGGAGAACGCGACGGCGCCGACCGTGCGGCCCAGCGAGCGCTACGCGTGCTCGTCTTACCCGCAGCCGCTCAACGCGTTCGTCGTGTTCGATGACCTGATCGAGTACGAGGCTTGGCCGGAGCAGGAGTCGCCGCACGGGCTGATCTACCTGTGCGCGCAGCTTCAGGAGCTCGACCAGCCCGAGACCGAGCGCAGCCGGAAGCGCGACGAGGTGCGCGTGGAGACGGCGACGAGCAGCGCGCTGCGCCTGATCGCAAAATTCCTGCCGTGCGCCTGGATCGGCCCGAGCGATCCGTACTCGCTGCGCTTCGAGCTGCTTCACGTGCCCGGCGCGGCGAGCGCCACGGCAAAGGGCGAGGAGCGCTTGCGCGCGCAGTACTACCGCGCCAACACACGTCCGACGGAGGCGTACGTGCAGGCGAATCCCGGAACCGCGGCGGCGCGCCGCTTCGCGTGGGACAGTGGGTTCGCGAACGTCGTACTCGCCGGCGACTGGACGTACACGGGGATGAACATGGGCGCGTTCGAGAGCGCGATCACGGGCGGCAAGCTCGCGGCCTTCGCGCTCGTTGGGAACGCAGCCCAGCTCGACGCGATTCACGGCTTCACGTTCCTGCGCGCATCGGCGCGCGCGGAGGCCGAGCGTGCGCTCGCGAGCGGCGTGGTTCCGCGGCTGAAATGA
- a CDS encoding acyl-CoA thioesterase II has translation MNRFEELRALLDLEQIELNIFRGQNERGQIGRLFGGQVLSQALMAAGRTVEHLPAHSLHGYFLRHGDPGVPVVYTVDRLRDGKSFVTRNVVAYQRGQAILNLSASFHRAEAGIEHQDAMPPAPEPESVPTWDQRMEQARERFPNWQERYERGAPPIDFRFVNLPVYLGGEPGPDPNLMWLRADGELPESDALLHQCFITYATDMSMIDTIVRHHARPSSFMAGMSASLDHAVWFHRPFRANEWLLYAQDSPCAYGARGFARGAIFTRAGVRVASVAQEGLVRRGTPAKRP, from the coding sequence ATGAACCGCTTCGAAGAGCTCCGGGCGCTGCTCGATCTCGAACAGATCGAGCTCAACATCTTTCGCGGCCAAAACGAGCGCGGGCAGATCGGCCGCCTGTTCGGCGGCCAGGTGCTCTCGCAAGCGTTGATGGCCGCGGGGCGCACCGTCGAGCACCTGCCCGCGCACTCGCTGCACGGCTACTTCCTGCGCCACGGCGATCCGGGCGTGCCCGTCGTGTACACGGTCGATCGCCTGCGCGACGGCAAGTCGTTCGTGACGCGCAACGTCGTCGCCTATCAGCGCGGCCAGGCGATCCTGAACTTGTCGGCGTCGTTCCACCGAGCCGAGGCCGGCATCGAGCATCAAGACGCGATGCCGCCAGCGCCGGAGCCCGAGAGCGTGCCGACTTGGGATCAGCGCATGGAGCAGGCGCGCGAGCGCTTTCCGAACTGGCAGGAGCGCTACGAGCGCGGCGCGCCGCCGATCGACTTTCGCTTCGTGAACTTGCCCGTCTATCTCGGCGGCGAGCCCGGCCCCGACCCGAACTTGATGTGGCTGCGCGCCGACGGCGAGCTGCCTGAGAGCGATGCGCTGCTGCACCAGTGCTTCATCACCTACGCGACGGACATGTCGATGATCGACACGATCGTGCGCCACCACGCGCGCCCGAGCTCGTTCATGGCCGGCATGTCGGCGAGCCTCGATCACGCGGTGTGGTTCCACCGCCCGTTCCGCGCGAACGAGTGGCTGCTCTACGCGCAGGACAGCCCGTGCGCGTACGGGGCCCGCGGCTTCGCGCGCGGCGCGATCTTCACGCGCGCGGGCGTGCGCGTGGCGTCGGTGGCGCAAGAGGGACTGGTGCGGCGCGGAACGCCGGCCAAGCGCCCGTAA
- a CDS encoding winged helix-turn-helix transcriptional regulator — MSAAPQGRASSAPRYTATGAALHQLLRELERFAQEGLALGRLSSVRLALLHSAMHGEKTASELARERGASRQATLRVVDSLLAEGWLERAPNPRHRRAPLLRATPLGRRTYFAAAHEEAAALNSLAEHCAYEEVAAALKLLRTIREHATRG; from the coding sequence ATGAGCGCCGCACCCCAGGGGCGAGCGAGCTCGGCGCCGCGGTACACGGCGACGGGAGCGGCACTCCACCAGCTACTGCGCGAGCTGGAGCGGTTCGCCCAGGAGGGCCTCGCGCTTGGGCGGCTCAGCAGCGTGCGGCTGGCGCTGCTGCACAGCGCGATGCACGGCGAGAAGACCGCGAGCGAGCTCGCGCGTGAGCGCGGCGCGTCGCGGCAGGCGACGCTGCGCGTGGTCGACTCGCTGCTCGCGGAGGGCTGGCTCGAGCGCGCACCGAATCCTCGGCACCGTCGCGCGCCGCTGCTGCGCGCCACGCCGCTCGGGCGCCGCACCTACTTCGCCGCGGCGCACGAAGAGGCAGCGGCGCTGAACTCGCTCGCGGAGCACTGCGCGTACGAGGAGGTCGCCGCGGCGCTGAAGTTGTTACGGACGATTCGGGAGCACGCGACGCGCGGCTGA